The proteins below are encoded in one region of Serratia symbiotica:
- a CDS encoding MdtB/MuxB family multidrug efflux RND transporter permease subunit gives MSVITPHPGGGPSRLFILRPVATTLLMVAILLAGMIGYHSLPVSALPEVDYPTIQVVTLYPGASPDVVTSSITAPLERQFGQMSGLKQMLSQSSGGAAVITLQFQLALSLDVAEQEVQAAINSATKLLPTDLPYPPIYSKVNPADPPILTLAVTSTAIPMTQLEDMVETRVAQKISQVTGVGLVTISGGQRPAVRVKLNAPAMAAKGLDSEMVRSAITGANVNSAKGSLDGPARSVTLSANDQMRSIDDYRQLIVAYKNGAPIRLEDIARVEQGAENLRLAAWANQQPAIVLNIQRQPGVNVIATADDIRKILPQLIKNLPKSVDVKVLIDRTTPIRASVSDVQFELLLSIALVVMVIYLFLRNVLATLIPSVVVPLSLLGTFSAMYFLGFSINNLTLMALTIATGFVVDDAIVVIENISRYIEKGEKPLDATLKGAGEIGFTIISLTFSLVAVLIPLLFMGDIIGRLFREFAVTLAVAILISAVVSLTLTPMMCARMLSHTSLRKQNRFSAASERFFERVIAQYGKWLKNVLNHPWLTLGVALSTLALTVLLYLFIPKGFFPIQDNGLIQGTLQAPQSVSFSKMAILQQQVAAQLLQDPAVESLTSFIGVDGTNTTLNSGRLQINLKPLSERSGSLPTIIQRMQQQVARLPGLKLYLQPVQDLTIDTQANRTQYQFTLQAMSLEQLSHWVPQLVKALQQTPALQDVSSDWQDQGLEAYINVDRDTASRLGIQMSNVDNALYNAFGQRLISTIYTQANQYRVVLEHDVQTTPGLAALNDIHLTSSNGTLVPLNTLAKIEQRNGPLSINHLNQFPATTVSFNVAGGYSLEAAVNAITQVEKDLAMPKDITTQFQGATLAFQAALSNTLWLILAAVVAMYIVLGVLYESYIHPITILSTLPIAGVGALLALMLADSELDVIAIIGIILLIGIVKKNAIMMIDFALAAERQQGMKPYDAIYQACLLRFRPILMTTLAALLGALPLMLSTGVGAELRRPLGICMVGGLIMSQILTLFTTPVIYLLFDKLARRTNQKVAFQEIS, from the coding sequence ATGTCAGTGATAACACCGCATCCTGGCGGCGGCCCCTCGCGTCTGTTCATCCTGCGCCCGGTCGCCACCACACTGCTGATGGTGGCGATCCTGTTGGCGGGGATGATCGGTTATCATTCGCTGCCGGTTTCCGCTCTGCCAGAAGTGGACTACCCGACCATTCAAGTGGTGACACTGTACCCCGGTGCCAGCCCTGATGTGGTAACATCGTCGATTACCGCCCCGCTGGAGCGCCAGTTTGGCCAGATGTCCGGGCTAAAACAAATGCTGTCACAAAGCTCCGGCGGCGCTGCGGTAATCACCTTACAGTTCCAACTGGCGCTATCGCTGGATGTCGCCGAGCAAGAAGTGCAAGCGGCGATCAACTCCGCCACCAAGCTACTGCCAACCGATCTACCCTACCCGCCGATTTACAGCAAAGTTAATCCTGCCGATCCCCCGATCCTGACGCTGGCTGTCACCTCAACCGCCATACCGATGACCCAACTGGAAGACATGGTGGAAACCCGCGTAGCGCAGAAAATTTCCCAAGTCACCGGCGTTGGGCTGGTGACCATTTCCGGCGGCCAACGCCCGGCAGTACGCGTAAAGCTCAATGCACCCGCCATGGCGGCCAAGGGTCTGGATAGCGAAATGGTGCGCAGCGCCATTACCGGTGCCAACGTTAACTCCGCCAAGGGCAGCCTAGACGGCCCAGCGCGTTCGGTCACACTGTCCGCCAACGACCAGATGAGATCCATCGACGATTATCGTCAGTTGATCGTCGCTTATAAAAATGGTGCGCCTATTCGGCTAGAGGACATCGCCCGCGTTGAACAAGGCGCGGAAAATCTCCGATTGGCGGCCTGGGCCAACCAACAGCCAGCAATTGTGCTCAATATTCAGCGCCAGCCGGGTGTCAACGTCATTGCCACTGCCGACGACATTCGCAAAATACTGCCGCAGCTTATCAAAAACCTGCCCAAATCGGTCGATGTCAAGGTACTGATCGACCGCACCACCCCTATTCGCGCCTCAGTCAGCGATGTGCAGTTCGAACTGTTGCTGTCGATCGCGTTGGTAGTGATGGTGATTTACCTCTTCCTGCGCAACGTGCTGGCGACGCTCATCCCCAGCGTGGTAGTGCCGCTGTCACTGCTCGGCACCTTCTCCGCCATGTATTTCCTTGGTTTTTCCATCAACAATCTGACGCTGATGGCGCTGACCATCGCCACTGGCTTTGTGGTAGACGACGCCATCGTGGTGATCGAGAATATCTCGCGCTATATCGAGAAAGGAGAAAAACCGCTCGATGCCACGCTGAAAGGAGCCGGTGAAATCGGCTTTACCATTATCTCGCTGACCTTCTCACTGGTGGCAGTACTGATCCCGCTGCTGTTTATGGGTGACATCATTGGTCGGCTGTTCCGCGAGTTCGCCGTAACGCTGGCAGTAGCGATCCTGATCTCTGCCGTGGTTTCATTAACGCTGACCCCCATGATGTGCGCACGCATGCTGAGCCACACATCGCTGCGCAAGCAGAACCGATTTTCCGCCGCATCCGAACGTTTCTTTGAGCGGGTGATTGCACAATACGGAAAATGGCTGAAAAACGTGCTCAACCACCCGTGGTTGACGCTCGGCGTGGCGTTGAGCACCCTGGCACTCACGGTATTGCTCTATCTGTTCATCCCGAAAGGCTTCTTCCCGATCCAGGATAACGGCCTGATCCAAGGCACGTTGCAAGCACCGCAGTCAGTGTCCTTCAGTAAAATGGCGATCCTCCAGCAGCAGGTTGCCGCCCAGTTGCTGCAAGATCCGGCGGTGGAAAGCCTGACCTCATTTATCGGTGTGGATGGCACCAATACCACCCTCAACAGTGGTCGCCTGCAAATCAACCTCAAGCCGCTGAGCGAACGCAGTGGGAGCCTACCGACGATCATCCAGCGTATGCAGCAACAGGTAGCCCGGCTACCCGGCTTAAAGCTGTATTTGCAACCCGTGCAAGATCTGACCATCGACACCCAGGCCAACCGGACGCAATACCAGTTCACCCTACAAGCGATGTCGCTGGAGCAGCTCAGCCACTGGGTACCGCAATTGGTCAAGGCGTTGCAGCAAACGCCAGCATTGCAGGATGTCAGCAGCGACTGGCAAGATCAGGGGCTGGAAGCCTATATCAATGTCGATCGCGATACCGCCTCGCGCCTCGGCATTCAGATGAGCAACGTGGACAACGCGCTGTACAACGCCTTTGGGCAACGCCTGATCTCCACCATCTACACCCAGGCTAATCAGTATCGCGTGGTGCTGGAGCATGACGTGCAGACCACGCCGGGGCTGGCTGCCCTGAACGATATTCACCTGACCAGCAGCAACGGCACCCTAGTGCCGCTAAATACCCTCGCCAAAATCGAGCAGCGCAACGGGCCGCTATCGATCAATCACCTCAACCAGTTCCCGGCAACCACAGTGTCATTTAACGTTGCGGGCGGCTATTCACTTGAAGCGGCGGTCAACGCCATCACTCAAGTGGAAAAGGATCTCGCGATGCCGAAGGACATCACCACCCAATTTCAGGGGGCAACGCTGGCCTTTCAGGCCGCACTCAGCAACACACTATGGCTGATCCTGGCGGCAGTGGTAGCGATGTATATCGTGCTGGGGGTGTTGTATGAAAGCTACATCCATCCGATCACTATCCTTTCGACACTGCCGATCGCCGGGGTCGGTGCACTGCTGGCACTGATGCTGGCCGACAGCGAATTGGACGTGATCGCCATCATCGGCATCATTCTGTTGATCGGCATCGTGAAGAAAAACGCCATTATGATGATCGACTTTGCCCTGGCCGCTGAACGCCAACAGGGAATGAAGCCTTACGATGCTATCTACCAAGCCTGCCTGCTGCGTTTCCGGCCAATCCTGATGACAACGCTGGCCGCGTTGCTCGGCGCATTGCCGCTGATGCTCAGCACTGGCGTTGGTGCCGAGCTACGCCGTCCTCTGGGCATCTGTATGGTGGGTGGCCTGATCATGAGCCAGATCCTGACGCTGTTCACTACCCCGGTGATTTATCTGCTGTTCGATAAACTGGCGCGCCGCACGAACCAAAAAGTAGCCTTCCAGGAGATATCGTGA
- the mdtC gene encoding multidrug efflux RND transporter permease subunit MdtC gives MKFFSLFIFRPVATTLLALAIALAGGLGFSLLPIAPLPQVDFPVILISASLPGADPETMATSVAMPLERTLGRIAGVNEMTSMSSLGNTQVILQFDLNRDINGAARDVQAAINAAQSLLPSGMPSRPSYWQMNPSDAPIMILTLTSDTYSQGQLYDFASSRLAQKIAQTPGVGDVSVGGSSLPAVRVELNPSALFNQGVSLDSVRRAISNANLRMPLGSAESPDKRWQLQSNDHLKTAAAYKPLIVHYNHGAAVRLSDVAEVIDSVQDVRNAGMTNAQPAVLLVVSRSQDANIIATVDRIRAELPSLRERLPASIQLNIAQDRSPTIRASLAEVEQSLVIAIGLVILVVFLFLRSGRATLIPAVAVPMSLIGSFAAMYLCGFSLNNLSLMALTIATGFVVDDAIVMMENISRHVEAGIKPINAALLGVREVGFTVLSMSASLVAVFIPLMLMEGLVGRLFREFAVTLSVSIGLSLIISLTLTPMMCAYLLRQHPPRTPQRARGFTKLLLKLQQGYGHSLNWVLNHARWVLMILIATLALNVWLYISMPKTFFPEQDTGRLLGFIQADQSISFQAMHQKLKDFMTIVRQDPDVENVIGFTGGSRINSGSMFISLKPQSERNENAQQIIARLRAKLAKEPGANLFLMAMQDIHVGGRRANASYQYTLLSDDLSALRTWEPKIRTALAALPELVDINSDQQDKGSEMDLIYDRDTLARLGISVSDANNLLNNAFGQRQISTIYQPLNQYSVVMEVAPPYTQDARSLDKMFIINREGKAIPLSYFAHWQPTNAPLSVNHQGLSAASTLSFNLPTGGSLSDATTAVERTMTQLGVPPTVRGTFAGTAQVFQDTSKSLLFLILAAIVTVYIVLSILYESYIHPLTILSTLPLAGIGALLALKLSGASFSLIALIGIMLLIGIVKKNAIMMVDFALDAQRNSGLSAQEAIFQASLLRFRPIMMTTLATLFGALPLVVTSGDGAELRQPLGITIVGGLVMSQLLTLYTTPVVYLYFDRLLMKLRRGKTLAPLPQ, from the coding sequence GTGAAATTCTTTTCACTGTTTATCTTCCGGCCTGTGGCCACCACCCTGCTAGCACTGGCCATTGCGTTAGCCGGGGGGCTGGGCTTTAGCCTGCTGCCTATCGCGCCACTGCCGCAGGTCGATTTCCCAGTGATACTCATCAGCGCCTCGCTGCCGGGTGCCGATCCTGAAACCATGGCAACCTCGGTCGCTATGCCGCTGGAACGCACATTGGGCCGCATCGCTGGGGTCAACGAAATGACCTCGATGAGTTCGCTGGGCAATACTCAAGTGATTTTGCAGTTCGATCTCAACCGCGATATCAACGGTGCTGCCCGTGACGTGCAGGCAGCGATCAACGCCGCACAAAGCCTGCTACCTTCCGGCATGCCCAGCCGCCCCAGCTATTGGCAAATGAACCCGTCAGATGCTCCGATCATGATCCTGACACTGACTTCTGACACCTACAGCCAGGGGCAGCTTTATGATTTCGCCTCCAGCCGACTGGCGCAAAAAATCGCCCAGACCCCAGGTGTCGGCGATGTTAGCGTGGGTGGTAGCTCTTTGCCAGCGGTGCGGGTAGAACTGAACCCTTCCGCGCTGTTCAATCAAGGCGTCTCACTGGACAGCGTGCGCCGGGCAATCAGCAACGCCAACCTGCGCATGCCATTGGGGTCGGCAGAAAGCCCGGACAAGCGCTGGCAACTGCAGAGCAACGATCACCTCAAAACCGCAGCAGCCTATAAACCGCTGATCGTACATTATAACCACGGTGCCGCCGTCAGGCTAAGCGACGTCGCCGAGGTGATTGATTCGGTACAAGACGTGCGCAATGCCGGTATGACCAATGCTCAACCGGCTGTCCTATTGGTGGTAAGTCGCTCGCAGGACGCCAATATCATCGCCACCGTCGATCGCATCCGCGCCGAGCTGCCCAGCCTACGGGAGAGGCTCCCAGCATCGATCCAACTGAATATCGCCCAGGATCGCTCACCGACCATCCGCGCCTCGCTGGCCGAGGTGGAACAATCGTTGGTCATCGCCATCGGGTTGGTGATCCTGGTAGTGTTCCTTTTCCTACGCTCTGGCCGTGCCACGTTGATCCCAGCAGTGGCGGTGCCAATGTCGTTGATCGGCTCCTTTGCCGCCATGTACCTGTGCGGCTTCAGCCTGAATAATCTGTCGCTGATGGCGCTAACCATCGCTACCGGATTCGTGGTCGATGATGCCATCGTAATGATGGAAAATATTTCGCGCCATGTCGAAGCGGGTATAAAGCCGATCAACGCCGCACTGCTGGGGGTACGGGAAGTCGGCTTCACTGTGCTATCGATGAGCGCTTCGCTGGTGGCGGTGTTTATCCCGTTAATGCTGATGGAGGGGCTAGTCGGCCGCCTGTTCCGCGAATTCGCTGTCACCTTGTCGGTATCGATCGGATTATCGCTGATTATCTCGCTAACGCTGACGCCGATGATGTGCGCCTACTTGCTGCGCCAACACCCACCGCGTACACCGCAGCGGGCGCGCGGCTTCACCAAGCTACTGCTGAAACTACAACAAGGCTACGGACACTCGCTAAACTGGGTGCTCAATCATGCACGCTGGGTGCTAATGATACTGATAGCCACGCTAGCGCTGAATGTTTGGTTGTACATCAGCATGCCAAAAACCTTCTTCCCAGAGCAGGACACCGGACGGCTACTAGGCTTTATCCAAGCCGACCAGAGCATCTCGTTTCAGGCGATGCACCAGAAGCTGAAAGACTTCATGACCATAGTGCGTCAAGACCCGGATGTGGAAAACGTTATTGGCTTCACCGGCGGCTCGCGCATCAACAGCGGTTCGATGTTTATCTCGTTGAAACCGCAGTCAGAGCGTAACGAAAATGCCCAACAAATCATCGCTCGCCTCAGGGCCAAGCTGGCGAAAGAGCCAGGTGCCAACCTGTTCCTGATGGCGATGCAGGATATCCATGTGGGCGGACGGCGAGCCAACGCTAGCTATCAGTACACTCTGCTGTCGGATGATCTGAGCGCTTTACGCACCTGGGAACCGAAAATCCGCACCGCACTGGCCGCATTGCCAGAGTTGGTGGACATCAACTCTGATCAGCAAGACAAAGGCTCAGAAATGGATCTGATTTATGATCGCGATACCCTGGCACGGCTCGGCATTTCCGTTTCCGACGCCAATAACCTGCTGAACAACGCCTTTGGCCAGCGCCAGATCTCGACCATTTATCAACCGCTCAACCAATACAGCGTGGTGATGGAAGTTGCACCACCTTACACACAGGATGCCCGCTCGCTGGATAAAATGTTCATTATTAACCGCGAAGGAAAGGCAATCCCGCTTTCCTACTTTGCCCACTGGCAGCCAACCAATGCGCCATTGTCAGTTAACCACCAGGGACTATCGGCAGCATCGACTCTCTCCTTTAACCTGCCCACCGGTGGCAGTTTGTCAGATGCCACCACAGCGGTAGAACGCACCATGACACAGCTCGGCGTGCCACCCACGGTGCGCGGCACCTTCGCTGGCACCGCACAGGTGTTTCAGGACACCTCAAAATCGCTGTTGTTCCTGATCCTTGCGGCGATAGTCACGGTGTATATCGTGCTGAGCATACTGTATGAAAGCTACATCCACCCACTGACCATTCTCTCCACTCTCCCCCTGGCCGGGATAGGTGCGCTGCTGGCACTAAAACTGTCCGGTGCCTCATTCAGCCTGATCGCGCTAATCGGCATCATGCTGCTGATCGGCATCGTGAAGAAAAATGCCATCATGATGGTTGACTTTGCTCTTGACGCACAGCGCAACAGCGGCCTCAGCGCTCAGGAAGCGATTTTCCAGGCCAGCCTGCTGCGTTTTCGGCCCATCATGATGACCACGCTAGCCACGCTGTTTGGGGCGCTGCCGTTGGTGGTGACCAGTGGCGACGGCGCAGAGCTGCGTCAACCGCTCGGTATCACCATCGTTGGTGGCCTGGTGATGAGCCAACTGCTGACGCTGTACACCACACCCGTGGTGTATCTTTATTTTGACCGGCTGCTGATGAAGTTGCGCCGTGGCAAAACACTGGCTCCACTGCCTCAATAA
- a CDS encoding IS3 family transposase (programmed frameshift), which yields MKKRNFSAEFKRESAQLVVDQNYTVADAASAMDVGLSTMTRWVKQLRDERQGKIPKASPITPEQIEIRELRKKIQRIEMENEIFKKGYRALDVRLPEQFSIIGKLRAHYPVVTLCHVFGVHRSSYKYWKNRPEKPDGRRAVLRSQVLELHSVSHGSAGARSIATMATMKGFRMGRWLAGRLMKELGLVSCQQPTHRYKCGGLEHIAIPNHLERQFAVTEPNQVWCGDVTYIWTGRRWAYLAVVLDLFARKPVGWAMSFSPDSRLTIKALEMAWEARGKPAGVMFHSDQGSHYTSRQFRQSLWRYRIRQSMSRRGNCWDNSPMERFFRSLKNEWVPVTGYINFSDAAHAITDYIVGYYSALRPHEYNGGLPPNESENRYWKNSNAVASFS from the exons ATGAAAAAAAGAAATTTCAGTGCAGAGTTCAAACGCGAATCCGCTCAACTGGTCGTTGACCAGAACTACACCGTGGCAGATGCAGCCAGTGCTATGGATGTCGGCCTTTCCACAATGACGCGATGGGTGAAGCAGTTGCGTGATGAGCGGCAGGGAAAAATACCTAAAGCCTCTCCCATTACTCCTGAACAAATTGAAATACGTGAGCTGAGGAAAAAAATACAACGTATTGAAATGGAAAACGAAATAT TTAAAAAAGGCTACCGCGCTCTTGATGTCAGACTCCCTGAACAGTTCTCGATAATCGGGAAACTCAGAGCGCATTATCCGGTGGTCACACTCTGCCACGTGTTCGGGGTTCATCGCAGCAGCTACAAATACTGGAAAAACCGTCCTGAAAAACCAGATGGCAGACGAGCTGTATTACGCAGCCAGGTACTGGAACTGCATAGCGTCAGCCATGGCTCTGCTGGCGCAAGGAGTATCGCAACTATGGCAACCATGAAGGGCTTCAGGATGGGACGATGGCTCGCCGGCAGGCTCATGAAAGAGCTGGGGCTGGTCAGTTGTCAACAGCCCACTCATCGGTATAAATGCGGTGGCCTTGAACACATCGCTATCCCGAATCACCTTGAGCGGCAGTTCGCAGTGACAGAGCCTAATCAGGTGTGGTGTGGCGATGTGACCTATATCTGGACAGGCAGGCGCTGGGCCTACCTCGCCGTTGTTCTCGACCTGTTCGCGAGAAAACCGGTGGGCTGGGCAATGTCGTTCTCACCGGACAGCAGGCTGACCATCAAAGCGCTGGAGATGGCGTGGGAGGCCCGGGGAAAACCAGCCGGAGTGATGTTCCACAGCGATCAGGGCAGCCATTACACAAGCAGACAGTTCCGGCAGTCACTGTGGAGGTATCGGATCAGACAGAGTATGAGTCGGCGTGGAAACTGCTGGGATAATAGCCCAATGGAGCGCTTCTTCAGGAGTCTGAAGAACGAATGGGTACCGGTGACGGGTTACATAAACTTCAGCGATGCAGCCCACGCAATAACGGACTATATCGTTGGGTATTACAGCGCGCTCAGGCCGCATGAATATAACGGTGGGTTACCACCAAACGAATCGGAAAACCGATACTGGAAAAACTCTAACGCGGTGGCCAGTTTTAGTTGA
- the yegQ gene encoding tRNA 5-hydroxyuridine modification protein YegQ: protein MFTPELLSPAGTLKNMRYAFAYGADAVYAGQPRYSLRVRNNEFNHENLAQGINEAHALGKKFYVVVNIAPHNAKLKTFLHDLKPVIDMRPDALIMSDPGLIMMVREAFPQMDIHLSVQANAVNWATVKFWQQMGLTRVILSRELSLEEIAEIRAQVPEMELEIFVHGALCMAYSGRCLLSGYINKRDPNQGTCTNACRWKYQAQEGKEDDIGNLVPLHEPLPVQTVEPVLGIGAPTDQVFMLSEAQKPGEYMSAFEDEHGTYIMNSKDLRAIQHVAHLTQLGVHSLKIEGRTKSFYYCARTAQVYRRAIDDAKLGKPFDPTLLTTLEGLAHRGYTEGFLRRHVHEAQQNYDYGSSLSKRQQFVGEFTGLRRDGWAEVEVKNKFMLGDNVEMMTPSGNVLFTLECIQNKKGEPITVAPGNGHIVYLPIPQDIDLNYALLIRNLTKENNDNA, encoded by the coding sequence ATGTTCACACCAGAACTTCTCTCCCCGGCCGGAACGCTGAAGAATATGCGTTACGCCTTTGCCTATGGTGCCGATGCGGTTTATGCTGGCCAGCCGCGCTATAGCCTACGGGTACGCAACAACGAGTTCAACCATGAAAACCTGGCGCAGGGTATCAACGAAGCCCATGCGTTGGGCAAGAAATTTTACGTGGTGGTGAATATTGCCCCGCATAATGCCAAGCTCAAAACCTTTCTGCACGATCTGAAGCCAGTGATCGACATGCGCCCAGATGCGCTGATCATGTCCGATCCCGGTTTGATCATGATGGTACGCGAAGCCTTCCCGCAAATGGATATTCATCTGTCCGTGCAGGCCAATGCGGTCAATTGGGCAACAGTGAAATTTTGGCAGCAGATGGGGTTGACGCGCGTGATCCTGTCGCGTGAGCTGTCGTTGGAAGAGATCGCTGAAATCCGCGCTCAGGTGCCAGAGATGGAACTGGAGATATTCGTGCACGGCGCGCTGTGCATGGCCTACTCTGGCCGCTGCCTGTTGTCCGGTTATATCAACAAACGCGATCCCAACCAAGGTACTTGCACCAATGCCTGCCGCTGGAAATACCAGGCGCAAGAAGGCAAAGAGGACGATATCGGCAACCTTGTGCCTTTGCATGAGCCGCTCCCAGTACAGACCGTCGAACCAGTGCTCGGCATCGGTGCACCCACCGACCAAGTGTTTATGTTGTCCGAGGCACAGAAACCAGGCGAATACATGAGCGCCTTCGAAGACGAGCACGGTACTTACATCATGAACTCCAAAGATCTGCGCGCCATCCAACATGTAGCACACCTGACGCAGCTCGGCGTACATTCGCTGAAGATCGAAGGGCGCACCAAATCCTTCTACTACTGCGCCCGCACCGCCCAGGTGTACCGCCGTGCCATCGACGACGCTAAACTCGGCAAGCCCTTTGATCCCACTTTGCTCACTACGCTGGAAGGGTTAGCGCATCGTGGCTATACCGAAGGTTTCCTGCGCCGCCATGTGCATGAAGCCCAGCAGAATTATGACTACGGTTCTTCGCTATCTAAGCGCCAGCAGTTTGTCGGTGAGTTTACCGGCCTACGGCGCGATGGCTGGGCCGAAGTAGAGGTGAAAAACAAATTTATGCTCGGCGATAACGTGGAAATGATGACGCCTAGTGGTAATGTTCTGTTCACGCTAGAATGTATACAAAATAAAAAAGGCGAGCCGATTACGGTAGCGCCAGGCAATGGTCATATCGTTTATTTGCCGATCCCTCAGGATATCGATCTCAATTACGCCTTGTTAATCCGCAATTTAACAAAAGAAAATAACGATAACGCGTAA
- the fbaB gene encoding class I fructose-bisphosphate aldolase, whose translation MTDIAQMLGTEAEDLLQYRCSAIPAENLYLPGTDFVDRIMIDNNRPNAVLRSMQTLLNHGRLAGTGYLSILPVDQGIEHSAGASFAANPLYFDPKNIVELAIEAGCNCVASTYGVLASVSRRYAHKIPFLVKLNHNETLSYPTQYDQTLYASVEQAFNMGAVAVGATIYFGSEQSRRQIEEISIAFERAHELGLVTVLWAYLRNPAFNKDGVDYHSSADLTGQANHIAATLGADIVKQKMAENNGGYRAVKFGYTDDRVYSKLTRDHPIDLVRYQLVNCYMGRAGLINSGGAAGENDLQESVRTAVINKRAGGMGLILGRKAFKKSMKEGVALINAVQDVYLDKKVTIA comes from the coding sequence ATGACTGATATAGCACAGATGTTAGGAACGGAAGCGGAAGATCTATTGCAATACCGCTGTAGCGCCATCCCCGCCGAAAACCTGTACCTGCCGGGTACCGACTTTGTCGACCGGATCATGATTGACAATAACCGCCCCAATGCCGTACTGCGCTCCATGCAAACTCTACTCAATCACGGTCGGCTAGCTGGCACCGGCTACCTGTCGATTCTACCGGTCGATCAGGGCATTGAGCACTCCGCTGGCGCGTCATTCGCCGCCAACCCGCTGTACTTTGATCCAAAAAATATTGTTGAGTTGGCAATTGAGGCCGGCTGTAACTGCGTGGCTTCCACCTACGGCGTGTTAGCTTCAGTTTCGCGACGCTATGCCCACAAGATCCCATTCCTGGTCAAACTGAACCACAACGAGACCCTAAGCTACCCAACCCAGTATGATCAAACTCTGTACGCCAGCGTCGAGCAGGCATTCAACATGGGCGCGGTGGCGGTCGGCGCGACTATTTACTTCGGTTCTGAACAGTCGCGCCGCCAGATTGAGGAAATTTCGATCGCTTTCGAACGCGCACATGAGCTGGGCCTGGTTACCGTACTATGGGCCTACCTGCGTAACCCGGCGTTCAACAAGGACGGCGTAGACTACCATTCCAGTGCCGACCTAACTGGCCAGGCTAACCATATCGCCGCTACACTCGGTGCCGACATCGTCAAACAAAAAATGGCGGAAAACAACGGCGGCTACCGTGCGGTGAAATTCGGCTATACCGATGACCGGGTTTACAGCAAGCTGACGCGCGATCACCCGATCGATCTGGTGCGTTACCAACTGGTCAACTGCTATATGGGGCGTGCCGGGTTAATTAACTCCGGTGGTGCCGCCGGTGAAAACGATCTGCAGGAATCGGTGCGCACCGCCGTAATCAATAAACGCGCTGGCGGTATGGGGCTGATCCTTGGCCGTAAGGCGTTCAAGAAATCGATGAAAGAAGGCGTGGCATTAATCAACGCGGTGCAAGATGTCTATCTGGACAAAAAGGTGACCATCGCCTGA
- the thiD gene encoding bifunctional hydroxymethylpyrimidine kinase/phosphomethylpyrimidine kinase, which translates to MKRINALTIAGTDPSGGAGIQADLKVFSALGAYGTSVITALVAQNTCGVQSVYNIDPAFVAAQLDSVFSDVRIDSAKIGMLANANVVERVAERLRHYRPVFVVLDTVMLAKSGDPLLAPEAVASIRRELMPLVSLITPNLPEAAALLACSPAENEQQMRQQGRALMAMGCQAVLMKGGHLNEEESPDWLFTADREQRFSAPRVATSHTHGTGCTLSAALAALRPRHEDWATTVVAAKDYLQQALQQADTLEVGRGIGPLHHFHAWW; encoded by the coding sequence ATGAAGCGCATTAACGCATTAACTATTGCTGGTACCGATCCCAGTGGTGGTGCTGGCATTCAGGCTGACCTGAAAGTGTTCTCGGCACTGGGCGCTTATGGCACCTCGGTGATCACTGCGCTGGTGGCGCAAAATACCTGCGGCGTTCAGTCGGTGTATAACATCGATCCGGCGTTCGTCGCTGCCCAGTTAGATTCTGTGTTCAGTGACGTGCGCATCGACAGCGCCAAGATTGGCATGCTGGCCAATGCCAATGTCGTCGAAAGGGTCGCTGAGCGGTTGCGTCACTACCGACCAGTGTTCGTGGTGTTGGACACGGTGATGCTGGCGAAAAGCGGCGATCCGTTGTTGGCACCAGAGGCGGTGGCCTCGATCCGCCGTGAACTGATGCCGCTGGTCTCGTTAATCACGCCTAATCTGCCAGAGGCAGCAGCGTTGCTGGCCTGTAGCCCGGCGGAAAATGAACAGCAAATGCGCCAACAGGGGCGGGCGCTGATGGCGATGGGCTGCCAGGCAGTGTTGATGAAAGGGGGGCATCTGAACGAGGAAGAAAGCCCAGACTGGCTGTTTACCGCAGACAGAGAGCAGCGCTTTAGTGCACCGCGTGTCGCCACCAGCCATACGCATGGTACTGGCTGCACGCTATCGGCTGCGCTGGCTGCGTTGCGCCCACGTCATGAAGATTGGGCTACAACGGTGGTGGCGGCCAAGGATTATCTGCAACAGGCATTGCAGCAAGCGGATACGCTAGAGGTGGGGCGTGGTATCGGGCCGCTGCATCACTTCCACGCCTGGTGGTGA